Genomic DNA from Hymenobacter jejuensis:
AAAAGAGTTTGCGGGGAAATTGCCTCCACCTGATTTTGTAAGTTGTGACGTTCAAACCTAATAATACCCTAATGAAAATTACCTCGGTTCGGCAGGATTCGGACAGATTGGCAGATGTAGTAGTACGCGGCATGCAGGAAAAAAAAGCGGCCGATATTGTAGTACTCGATCTTAAGGAACTTAAAAACGCCGTGGCCGATTATTTCGTCATCTGCTCGGCTTCATCCGATACTCAGCTCGACGCCGTAGCCCGCTCGGTGGAAGAAGAGGTAGAAAAGCTGACCGGCCAGAACCCTTGGCAAACCGAAGGCCGGATGAACCGCGAGTGG
This window encodes:
- the rsfS gene encoding ribosome silencing factor → MKITSVRQDSDRLADVVVRGMQEKKAADIVVLDLKELKNAVADYFVICSASSDTQLDAVARSVEEEVEKLTGQNPWQTEGRMNREWVLLDYVDVVVHIFLRDRRQFYALEELWGDADIKYITEETAVL